The proteins below are encoded in one region of Pseudomonas putida NBRC 14164:
- the gorA gene encoding glutathione-disulfide reductase: MAYDFDLFVIGAGSGGVRAARFAAGFGAKVAVAESRYLGGTCVNVGCVPKKLLVYGAHVADELEQAAGFGWTLEEGHFDWGTLIANKNREIERLNGIYRNLLVNSGVTLLQGHARLTGANEVEVEGQRYTAEHILIATGGWPQIPDIPGKELAITSNEAFYLKDLPRRVLVVGGGYIAVEFAGIFQGLGADTTLLYRGDLFLRGFDGSVRTHLKEELEKRGLDLQFNADIQRIDKLEDGSLKATLKDGRELVADCVFYATGRRPMLDNLGLENTGVELDARGYIRVDEQYQTTAPSILAIGDVIGRVQLTPVALAEGMAVARRLFKPEQYRPVDYQNIPTAVFSQPPIGTVGLTEEQALEAGHKVQVFESRFRAMKLTLTDIQEKTLMKLVVDAETDKVLGCHMVGPDAGEIIQGLGIALKAGATKQQFDETIGVHPTAAEEFVTMRTVTR; the protein is encoded by the coding sequence ATGGCCTACGATTTTGATCTGTTCGTGATTGGTGCCGGGTCCGGCGGTGTGCGCGCAGCGCGCTTTGCCGCGGGCTTTGGCGCGAAAGTGGCGGTGGCCGAAAGCCGCTACCTGGGGGGGACCTGCGTCAACGTCGGCTGTGTGCCGAAAAAGCTGCTGGTGTACGGCGCGCATGTCGCGGACGAACTGGAACAAGCCGCAGGTTTCGGCTGGACCCTGGAAGAAGGGCACTTCGACTGGGGCACCCTGATTGCCAACAAGAACCGCGAGATCGAGCGCCTCAACGGCATCTACCGCAACCTGCTGGTCAACAGTGGCGTCACCCTGCTGCAAGGCCACGCACGCCTGACCGGCGCCAATGAAGTGGAGGTGGAAGGCCAGCGCTACACCGCGGAGCACATCCTCATCGCGACCGGTGGCTGGCCGCAGATCCCGGACATCCCGGGCAAGGAACTGGCGATCACCTCCAACGAAGCCTTCTACCTCAAGGACCTGCCTCGCCGGGTGCTGGTAGTGGGTGGAGGTTATATCGCCGTCGAGTTCGCTGGCATCTTCCAGGGCCTGGGGGCCGACACCACGCTGCTGTACCGTGGCGACCTGTTCCTGCGCGGCTTCGATGGCTCGGTGCGCACACACCTGAAGGAAGAGCTGGAAAAGCGCGGCCTCGACCTGCAGTTCAATGCCGATATCCAGCGTATCGACAAGCTTGAAGATGGCAGCCTCAAGGCCACCCTCAAGGATGGCCGCGAGCTGGTTGCAGACTGTGTGTTCTACGCCACAGGGCGGCGCCCGATGCTGGACAACCTGGGCCTGGAAAACACCGGCGTCGAGCTGGATGCGCGTGGTTACATTCGTGTCGACGAGCAGTACCAGACGACTGCGCCTTCGATCCTGGCCATTGGCGATGTGATCGGCCGTGTGCAGCTTACCCCGGTGGCCCTGGCCGAAGGCATGGCCGTGGCGCGGCGCCTGTTCAAGCCGGAGCAGTACCGCCCGGTGGACTACCAGAACATCCCGACGGCGGTGTTCAGCCAGCCGCCTATCGGTACTGTTGGCCTCACCGAGGAGCAGGCGCTGGAGGCCGGGCACAAGGTGCAGGTGTTCGAAAGCCGCTTCCGCGCCATGAAGCTGACCCTGACCGACATTCAGGAAAAGACCCTGATGAAATTGGTGGTGGATGCCGAGACTGACAAGGTGCTGGGTTGCCACATGGTTGGCCCTGACGCTGGCGAGATCATCCAGGGCCTGGGCATTGCCTTGAAAGCCGGTGCGACCAAGCAGCAATTCGACGAGACCATCGGCGTGCACCCGACGGCGGCCGAAGAGTTCGTGACCATGCGTACAGTCACCCGCTGA
- the sstT gene encoding serine/threonine transporter SstT: protein MTPLLRLLNRTSLVTQIVIGLLAGIALALLAPAIARDMAFLGKVFVSALKAVAPVLVFVLVMASIANHRHGQETHIRPILWLYLLGTFAAAVVAVVASMLFPSNLVLSTGEATLSAPGGITEVMQNLLLSAVDNPVNALLNANFIGVLTWAIGLGVALRNAGETTRTVVDDLSNGVTLIVRVVIRFAPLGIFGLVSSTLAQSGLDALLGYLHLLAVLIGCMLFVALVMNPLIVFWKIRRNPYPLTLLCLRESGITAFFTRSSAANIPVNLALSERLGLHEDTYSVSIPLGATINMAGAAITITVLTLAAVHTLGIPVDLPTAVLLSVVAAVCACGASGVAGGSLLLIPLACSLFGVPSEIAMQVVAVGFIIGVLQDSAETALNSSTDVLFTAAACQAEERRSA from the coding sequence ATGACCCCCCTTCTCCGCCTCCTCAACCGCACCAGCCTGGTGACGCAGATCGTCATCGGCCTGCTCGCCGGCATCGCCCTTGCCCTGCTCGCGCCGGCCATCGCCCGCGACATGGCCTTTCTGGGCAAGGTGTTCGTCAGCGCCCTGAAAGCCGTGGCGCCCGTACTGGTGTTCGTCCTGGTCATGGCGTCCATCGCCAACCACCGCCACGGCCAGGAAACCCACATCCGCCCGATCCTCTGGCTGTACCTGCTGGGCACCTTCGCCGCAGCGGTGGTGGCTGTAGTTGCCAGCATGCTGTTCCCGTCCAATCTGGTGCTGAGCACTGGCGAGGCAACGTTGAGCGCGCCAGGCGGCATCACCGAGGTGATGCAGAACCTGCTGCTGAGCGCGGTCGACAACCCGGTCAACGCCCTGCTCAACGCCAACTTCATCGGCGTGCTGACCTGGGCCATCGGCTTGGGCGTGGCCCTGCGCAATGCGGGCGAAACCACGCGTACCGTGGTCGATGACTTGTCCAATGGCGTGACCCTGATCGTGCGCGTGGTCATCCGCTTCGCCCCGCTGGGCATTTTTGGCTTGGTCAGCTCCACGCTTGCCCAGTCTGGCCTCGACGCGCTGCTCGGCTACCTGCACCTGCTGGCTGTGCTGATCGGCTGCATGCTGTTCGTGGCGCTGGTGATGAACCCGCTGATCGTGTTCTGGAAAATCCGCCGCAACCCCTACCCACTGACCCTGCTGTGCCTGCGCGAAAGCGGCATTACCGCGTTCTTCACCCGCAGCTCGGCGGCCAACATCCCGGTCAACCTGGCACTGTCGGAGCGCCTTGGCCTGCATGAAGACACCTATTCGGTGTCGATCCCGCTGGGCGCAACCATCAACATGGCCGGCGCGGCCATCACCATCACCGTGCTGACCCTGGCTGCGGTGCATACCCTGGGTATCCCGGTGGACCTGCCAACGGCGGTGCTGCTCAGCGTGGTGGCGGCGGTGTGCGCCTGCGGTGCTTCAGGCGTGGCCGGGGGCTCGCTGCTGCTGATTCCACTGGCGTGCAGCCTGTTCGGCGTCCCCAGCGAAATTGCCATGCAGGTGGTGGCGGTGGGCTTCATTATTGGTGTGTTGCAGGACTCGGCCGAGACGGCGCTGAATTCGTCGACCGATGTGCTGTTCACAGCGGCGGCTTGCCAAGCCGAAGAGCGGCGTAGCGCTTGA
- a CDS encoding bifunctional (p)ppGpp synthetase/guanosine-3',5'-bis(diphosphate) 3'-pyrophosphohydrolase, with amino-acid sequence MSTLERAIAVAARAHEGQYDKGGVAYILHPLRVMMRVSTPEQRIVAVLHDVIEDTPLTLSDLAREGFALKILAALLALSRREGEPYQDFVARLGDDPLARTVKLADLADNSDLSRIPCPGPADLARLARYREASAYLQALA; translated from the coding sequence ATGTCTACACTGGAGCGGGCCATTGCCGTGGCCGCCAGAGCGCATGAAGGGCAATACGACAAGGGTGGGGTGGCGTACATTCTCCACCCGCTACGCGTGATGATGCGGGTGTCCACGCCCGAGCAACGGATTGTCGCAGTGCTTCACGATGTGATCGAGGACACCCCGCTGACGTTGTCCGACCTGGCGCGCGAGGGGTTTGCGCTGAAAATCCTTGCAGCCTTGCTGGCGCTCAGCCGCCGTGAGGGCGAGCCCTACCAGGACTTCGTGGCACGCCTGGGCGATGATCCGCTGGCGCGCACCGTCAAGCTGGCCGACCTGGCCGACAACAGTGACCTTTCCCGCATTCCCTGCCCTGGCCCCGCGGACCTGGCGCGGCTGGCCCGTTACCGGGAAGCCAGCGCCTATTTGCAAGCACTGGCCTAA
- the nhaR gene encoding transcriptional activator NhaR, with amino-acid sequence MLNYRQLHYFWAVAKTGSITRASEQLNLTPQTISGQISLFEQTYGLELFQRAGRQLELTETGRQALVYAEQMFQIGGELEAMLRAGPQEQILFRVGVADVVPKSIVYRLLAPTMELDEVLRINCREDKLERLLADLAIQRLDLVISDSPMPGNLDIKGYSQKLGECGLSFFATPALAQRLEGPFPACLQDAPLLVPGQETVVRSRLLRWLSEQQVQPRIVGEFDDSALMQAFGQSGSGIFVAPSVIAEEVCRQYGVTLIGQTEAVHESFYAISVERKVKHPGIVAITEGARRELFHW; translated from the coding sequence GTGCTCAACTATCGCCAGCTGCATTACTTCTGGGCCGTGGCCAAGACGGGCAGCATTACCCGCGCCAGCGAACAACTGAACCTTACACCGCAGACCATCAGCGGGCAGATCAGCCTGTTCGAGCAAACCTACGGCCTTGAATTGTTTCAGCGCGCCGGCCGGCAGCTGGAGCTGACCGAGACCGGCCGCCAGGCGCTGGTATATGCAGAGCAGATGTTCCAGATTGGCGGCGAGCTCGAAGCCATGCTGCGCGCAGGCCCGCAGGAGCAGATCCTGTTCCGCGTGGGGGTGGCCGACGTGGTGCCCAAATCCATCGTCTACCGCCTGCTGGCACCTACCATGGAGCTGGATGAAGTGCTGCGCATCAACTGCCGCGAAGACAAACTTGAGCGGTTGCTGGCCGACCTGGCCATCCAGCGCCTGGACTTGGTGATTTCCGACAGCCCGATGCCCGGCAACCTGGACATAAAGGGCTATAGCCAGAAGCTGGGTGAGTGCGGGCTGAGCTTCTTCGCCACGCCGGCGCTGGCACAGCGCCTGGAGGGCCCCTTCCCGGCTTGCCTGCAGGACGCCCCGTTGCTGGTTCCCGGCCAGGAGACCGTGGTGCGCAGCCGCCTGTTACGTTGGCTGAGTGAGCAACAGGTGCAGCCACGTATCGTGGGCGAATTTGATGACAGTGCCCTGATGCAGGCGTTCGGCCAGTCGGGCAGCGGCATTTTCGTTGCCCCCAGCGTGATCGCCGAAGAAGTATGCCGCCAGTATGGCGTGACGCTGATCGGCCAGACCGAGGCCGTGCACGAGTCGTTCTATGCCATTTCGGTGGAACGCAAGGTCAAGCACCCGGGGATCGTGGCGATTACCGAGGGGGCGCGTCGGGAGTTGTTTCATTGGTGA
- a CDS encoding SPOR domain-containing protein — protein sequence MRKLAVVMAVLALAGCENEVEGVHKQVAEHLHNPKTAKFGNVRIDTQGTICGQVRGKDDAGQYEAYRSYVAIKRDGQYDIIVDDNGNNLRIREVCGGADLQRRADALAGQPAPEGWDVEVIQGANMGALSDMTARLIEKGIPSSVEYRNGKPVVLLGPFPTREEAQARKDEVMAKLGTDSVVIQHGAAR from the coding sequence GTGCGCAAACTGGCTGTGGTAATGGCAGTGCTCGCCCTGGCGGGCTGTGAGAACGAGGTCGAAGGCGTGCACAAGCAGGTGGCCGAACACCTGCACAACCCCAAGACCGCCAAGTTCGGCAACGTGCGGATCGACACCCAGGGCACCATCTGCGGCCAGGTCCGCGGCAAGGACGACGCCGGGCAGTACGAAGCCTACCGCAGCTACGTGGCCATCAAGCGCGACGGCCAGTACGACATCATCGTTGACGACAACGGCAACAACCTGCGCATCCGCGAAGTGTGCGGTGGCGCCGACCTGCAGCGCCGTGCCGATGCACTGGCTGGGCAGCCGGCACCAGAAGGCTGGGATGTTGAAGTGATCCAGGGCGCCAACATGGGCGCGCTGAGCGACATGACCGCGCGGCTGATCGAAAAGGGCATCCCGTCTTCGGTGGAATACCGCAACGGCAAGCCGGTGGTGCTGCTGGGGCCGTTCCCTACCCGTGAAGAAGCGCAAGCGCGCAAGGACGAAGTGATGGCCAAGCTCGGCACCGATTCGGTGGTGATCCAGCACGGCGCAGCCCGCTAG
- a CDS encoding NAD(P)/FAD-dependent oxidoreductase — MANTPYPQSYYAASANPVPPRPALQGEVETDVCIIGAGYTGLSSALFLLENGFKVSIVEAAKVGFGASGRNGGQIVNSYSRDIDVIERTVGPKQAQLLGHMAFEGGRIIRERVAKYNIQCDLKDGGVFAAITSKQMGHLESQKRLWERFGHNQLELMDQKRIREVVACDSYIGGMLDMSGGHIHPLNLALGEAAAVESLGGIIYEQTPAIRIERGANPVVHTPQGKVRAKFIIVAGNAYLGNLVPELAAKSMPCGTQVITTEPLGEELARTLLPQDYCVEDCNYLLDYYRLTSDKRLIFGGGVVYGARDPANIEAIIRPKMIKAFPQLKNVKIDYAWTGNFLLTLSRLPQVGRIGDNIYYSQGCSGHGVTYTHLAGKVLAEALRGQAERFDAFAGLPHYPFPGGQMLRVPFSAIGAWYYSLRDRLGF, encoded by the coding sequence ATGGCTAACACCCCCTACCCCCAGTCCTACTACGCCGCCTCGGCCAACCCGGTGCCGCCACGTCCGGCGCTGCAGGGTGAGGTGGAAACCGATGTGTGCATCATCGGCGCCGGCTACACCGGCCTTTCCAGCGCCCTGTTCCTGCTGGAGAACGGCTTCAAGGTGAGCATCGTCGAAGCGGCCAAGGTCGGCTTCGGCGCATCGGGCCGCAACGGCGGCCAGATCGTCAACAGCTACAGCCGCGACATCGACGTCATCGAACGCACCGTCGGTCCCAAGCAAGCGCAACTGCTGGGCCACATGGCCTTCGAAGGCGGGCGCATCATTCGTGAGCGCGTGGCCAAGTACAACATCCAGTGCGACCTGAAAGACGGTGGCGTGTTCGCCGCCATCACCAGCAAGCAGATGGGTCACCTGGAGTCGCAAAAGCGCCTGTGGGAACGCTTCGGTCACAACCAGCTCGAGCTGATGGACCAGAAGCGCATCCGTGAAGTGGTCGCGTGCGACAGCTATATCGGCGGCATGCTGGACATGAGCGGCGGCCACATCCACCCACTGAACCTGGCCCTGGGTGAAGCTGCTGCGGTCGAGTCGCTGGGCGGCATCATCTATGAGCAAACCCCGGCAATCCGCATCGAGCGCGGTGCCAACCCGGTCGTGCACACCCCACAAGGCAAGGTGCGCGCCAAGTTCATCATCGTCGCCGGCAACGCCTACCTTGGCAACCTGGTGCCGGAACTGGCCGCCAAGTCCATGCCATGCGGCACCCAGGTGATCACCACCGAACCGCTGGGCGAAGAGCTGGCGCGCACCCTGCTGCCGCAGGACTACTGCGTCGAGGACTGCAACTACCTGCTCGACTACTACCGCCTGACCAGCGACAAGCGCCTGATCTTCGGCGGTGGCGTGGTGTACGGCGCGCGTGACCCGGCCAACATCGAGGCGATCATTCGTCCGAAGATGATCAAGGCCTTCCCGCAGCTGAAGAACGTGAAGATCGACTACGCCTGGACCGGCAACTTCCTGCTGACGCTGTCGCGCCTGCCCCAGGTTGGCCGTATCGGCGACAACATCTACTACTCGCAGGGATGCTCGGGCCACGGCGTGACCTACACCCACCTGGCGGGCAAAGTGCTGGCCGAGGCCCTGCGCGGCCAGGCTGAGCGTTTCGACGCCTTCGCCGGCCTGCCGCACTACCCGTTCCCGGGTGGCCAGATGCTGCGTGTGCCGTTCAGCGCCATTGGCGCCTGGTACTACAGCCTGCGCGATCGCCTGGGCTTCTGA
- a CDS encoding peptidase C39 family protein gives MIGGQSRALPAWRWNKRVSMQQHSIKAAPRRLLVACLMAATLAGCASAPPANLKGLPQRVEISSVPFYRGNANHSGAMALAAVLSQQGAPITPGLLDKPLNLPQGAEALDTGIPRVARDYGMVVYPLDKQLDALLAQVAAGNPVLLRYEEGSAWWGEPRYAVLIGYDRYKQRVLLRSGMHRRQVMAFDDFASAWAKQGSWAVLVQPPRQLPAQVDRQRWLQAADDLARAGQEIAAKQAISSLNK, from the coding sequence ATGATCGGTGGCCAGAGCCGGGCGCTGCCTGCCTGGCGTTGGAACAAGCGAGTGTCCATGCAGCAACATTCCATCAAAGCTGCCCCCCGGCGGCTGTTGGTCGCCTGTCTGATGGCGGCCACCTTGGCCGGCTGTGCCAGCGCACCGCCTGCCAACCTCAAAGGCCTGCCGCAGCGGGTCGAGATCAGCAGCGTGCCGTTCTACCGTGGCAACGCCAACCACAGCGGTGCCATGGCGCTGGCAGCGGTGCTGTCGCAACAGGGCGCACCCATCACCCCGGGCTTGCTGGACAAACCGTTGAACCTGCCACAAGGCGCCGAAGCGCTGGACACTGGCATCCCTCGCGTGGCGCGGGACTATGGCATGGTCGTGTACCCGTTGGACAAACAACTGGACGCACTGCTGGCCCAGGTGGCGGCGGGCAACCCGGTGTTGCTGCGTTACGAGGAGGGCTCGGCCTGGTGGGGTGAGCCACGTTATGCGGTGCTGATCGGCTATGACCGCTACAAGCAGCGTGTACTGCTGCGCTCGGGCATGCACCGGCGGCAGGTGATGGCGTTCGATGACTTTGCATCGGCGTGGGCGAAGCAGGGGAGTTGGGCGGTGCTGGTGCAGCCACCGCGGCAGTTGCCGGCCCAGGTGGATCGCCAGCGGTGGTTACAGGCTGCGGATGATCTGGCGCGGGCGGGGCAGGAAATTGCGGCGAAGCAGGCTATCAGCAGCCTGAACAAATAG
- the ahpC gene encoding alkyl hydroperoxide reductase subunit C, whose translation MPIINSQVKPFNATAYHKGEFVQVSEADLKGKWSVVFFYPADFTFVCPTELGDLADNYAEFQKLGVEIYGVSTDTHFTHKAWHDTSDTIGKIQYPLIGDPTHVISRNFDVLIEEAGLADRGTFVINPEGQIKIVELNDGGVGRDAAELLRKVKAAQYVAAHPGEVCPAKWKEGEATLAPSLDLVGKI comes from the coding sequence ATGCCAATCATCAACAGCCAAGTCAAACCGTTCAACGCCACCGCCTACCACAAGGGCGAGTTCGTCCAGGTCAGCGAAGCCGACCTGAAAGGCAAGTGGTCTGTCGTGTTCTTCTACCCGGCTGACTTCACCTTCGTCTGCCCGACCGAGCTGGGCGACCTTGCCGACAACTACGCCGAGTTCCAGAAACTGGGTGTGGAAATCTACGGCGTGTCCACCGACACCCACTTCACCCACAAAGCCTGGCACGACACCTCGGACACCATCGGCAAGATCCAGTACCCACTGATCGGTGACCCGACCCACGTCATTTCGCGCAACTTCGACGTGCTGATCGAAGAAGCCGGCCTGGCCGATCGCGGTACCTTCGTGATCAACCCGGAAGGCCAGATCAAGATCGTCGAACTGAACGACGGTGGTGTAGGCCGCGATGCTGCCGAACTGCTGCGTAAAGTGAAGGCTGCCCAGTACGTTGCCGCCCACCCAGGCGAAGTGTGCCCGGCCAAGTGGAAAGAAGGCGAAGCCACTCTGGCGCCATCGCTGGACCTGGTAGGCAAGATCTAA
- a CDS encoding TerC family protein, with protein MEYLLELAASPTAWVALATLVAMEVVLGIDNLIFISILTNKLPVEYRSKARRIGISMALVMRLALLSTVAWIVQLTDPVFEVFGNAFSWKDVILIAGGLFLLWKATKEIHESVDPHGAKEEAKVGSTITLGFAAAIFQILLLDIVFSVDSIITAVGMTEHLPIMIIAVITAVIVMMVAADPLANFINDNPTVVMLALGFLIMIGMTLIAEGFGAHVPKGYVYAAMAFSTVIEMLNIFARRARLKREAAEG; from the coding sequence ATGGAATACTTGCTGGAACTCGCCGCTAGCCCCACCGCCTGGGTTGCCCTGGCTACGCTGGTCGCCATGGAAGTTGTACTGGGCATCGACAACCTGATCTTCATCTCCATCCTGACCAACAAACTGCCCGTGGAGTACCGTTCCAAGGCACGACGTATCGGTATCAGCATGGCGTTGGTCATGCGCCTGGCCTTGCTCAGCACGGTGGCCTGGATCGTACAGCTGACCGACCCGGTGTTCGAAGTGTTCGGAAACGCCTTCTCCTGGAAGGATGTGATCCTGATTGCCGGTGGCCTGTTCCTGCTGTGGAAGGCGACCAAGGAAATCCACGAAAGCGTTGACCCGCACGGTGCGAAAGAAGAAGCCAAAGTCGGTTCGACCATTACCCTGGGCTTCGCTGCCGCAATCTTCCAGATCCTGCTGCTGGACATCGTCTTCTCGGTCGACAGCATCATCACCGCTGTGGGCATGACCGAGCACTTGCCGATCATGATCATTGCCGTGATCACGGCAGTCATCGTCATGATGGTGGCCGCCGACCCGCTGGCCAACTTCATCAATGACAACCCGACGGTGGTCATGCTGGCCTTGGGCTTCCTGATCATGATCGGCATGACGCTGATCGCCGAAGGTTTTGGCGCTCATGTACCGAAGGGGTATGTGTATGCGGCCATGGCGTTCTCGACCGTGATCGAGATGCTCAACATTTTTGCTCGCCGGGCGCGATTGAAGCGTGAGGCGGCTGAAGGTTGA
- the ahpF gene encoding alkyl hydroperoxide reductase subunit F, with the protein MLDATLKSQLKTYLERVTQPIEIVASLDDGAKSRELHDLLVEIAGLSNLITFSADGTDARRPSFSLNRPGSDISLRFAGIPMGHEFTSLVLALLQVGGHPSKASAEVIEQIQALEGEFTFETYFSLSCQNCPDVVQALNLMAVLNPNVRHVAIDGALFQDEVESRKIMAVPSVYLNGEVFGQGRMGLEEILGKIDTSAGARQAEKINAKDAFDVLVVGGGPAGAAAAIYAARKGIRTGVAAERFGGQVLDTLAIENFISVQETEGPKLATALEEHVKQYDVDIMNLQRGEALIPATDGGLHEVRLAGGASLKAKTVILATGARWREMNVPGEQEYRGRGVAYCPHCDGPLFKGKRVAVIGGGNSGVEAAIDLAGIVAQVTLIEFDSQLRADAVLQRKLHSLPNVKVITSALTTEVLGNGEKVTGLRYKDRTTDETHDVALEGIFVQIGLLPNTDWLKGTVELSPRGEIIVDAKGQTSIPGVFAAGDVTTVPYKQIVIAVGEGAKASLAAFDHLIRTSAPA; encoded by the coding sequence ATGTTGGACGCCACGCTTAAATCGCAACTGAAAACCTACCTGGAGCGGGTCACCCAGCCGATCGAGATCGTAGCCTCCCTCGACGACGGCGCGAAGTCCCGCGAATTGCACGACCTGCTGGTGGAAATTGCCGGTTTGTCGAACCTCATTACCTTCAGCGCGGACGGTACCGATGCCCGTCGCCCGTCGTTCTCGCTGAACCGCCCGGGTAGCGATATCAGCCTGCGCTTCGCCGGCATACCCATGGGCCACGAATTCACTTCGCTGGTGCTGGCGCTGCTGCAAGTCGGCGGCCACCCGTCCAAGGCCAGTGCCGAAGTGATCGAGCAGATCCAGGCGCTGGAAGGCGAGTTCACCTTCGAAACCTACTTCTCGCTGTCGTGCCAGAACTGCCCGGACGTGGTCCAGGCGCTGAACCTGATGGCAGTGCTCAACCCTAATGTGCGCCATGTGGCCATCGACGGTGCGCTGTTCCAGGACGAAGTGGAATCGCGCAAGATCATGGCGGTGCCAAGCGTCTACCTGAACGGCGAAGTGTTCGGCCAGGGCCGCATGGGCCTGGAAGAAATCCTCGGCAAGATCGACACCAGTGCCGGTGCTCGCCAGGCCGAGAAGATCAACGCCAAGGACGCTTTCGATGTACTGGTGGTCGGTGGTGGCCCGGCCGGCGCGGCAGCGGCCATCTACGCCGCACGTAAAGGCATCCGCACCGGTGTTGCTGCCGAGCGCTTCGGCGGCCAGGTGCTCGATACCCTGGCCATCGAAAACTTCATCTCGGTGCAGGAAACCGAAGGGCCGAAACTGGCCACGGCACTGGAAGAACACGTCAAGCAATACGACGTGGACATCATGAACCTGCAGCGCGGCGAAGCGCTGATTCCGGCCACCGATGGCGGCCTGCATGAAGTACGCCTGGCCGGCGGTGCCTCGCTCAAGGCCAAGACCGTGATCCTGGCCACCGGCGCCCGCTGGCGCGAAATGAACGTGCCGGGCGAGCAGGAATACCGCGGCCGTGGCGTGGCTTACTGCCCGCACTGTGACGGCCCGCTGTTCAAAGGCAAGCGCGTGGCGGTGATCGGCGGCGGCAACTCGGGCGTGGAAGCGGCCATCGACCTGGCCGGCATCGTCGCCCAGGTGACGCTGATCGAATTCGACAGCCAGCTGCGTGCCGATGCAGTGTTGCAACGCAAGCTGCACAGCCTGCCGAACGTGAAAGTGATCACCAGCGCGCTGACCACCGAAGTGCTGGGCAATGGTGAGAAAGTGACCGGCCTGCGCTACAAGGATCGCACTACGGATGAAACGCACGACGTGGCGCTGGAAGGCATCTTCGTACAGATCGGCCTGCTGCCGAACACTGATTGGCTGAAGGGCACCGTCGAGCTGTCGCCGCGTGGCGAGATCATCGTCGATGCCAAGGGCCAGACCAGCATCCCGGGCGTGTTTGCCGCCGGTGACGTGACTACCGTGCCGTACAAGCAGATCGTGATTGCTGTGGGTGAAGGGGCCAAGGCTTCGCTGGCAGCCTTCGATCACCTGATCCGTACTTCGGCTCCGGCATAA
- a CDS encoding YceH family protein: protein MSEHETAGEGRFNSVEIRILGSLIEKQATSPESYPLTLNALLLACNQKTSREPVMNLTQGQVGQALRALEGQDMTRLQMGSRADRWEQRVDKALELVPAQLILMGLMFLRGPQTLNELLTRSNRLHDFDDTEQIQHQLERLISRGLALHLPRQAGQREDRYTHALGDPAEIEVILAARQQEGGARSSGGSVSEDRIEALEARIAALEARLAELEG, encoded by the coding sequence ATGTCAGAACACGAAACCGCAGGTGAAGGCCGCTTCAACAGCGTTGAGATCCGCATTCTCGGTTCGCTGATCGAAAAGCAGGCCACCAGCCCGGAAAGCTACCCGCTCACCCTCAATGCCCTGCTCCTGGCCTGCAACCAGAAGACCAGCCGCGAGCCGGTGATGAACCTGACCCAAGGCCAGGTCGGCCAGGCCTTGCGCGCCCTTGAAGGGCAAGACATGACCCGCCTGCAGATGGGCAGCCGTGCCGACCGCTGGGAACAAAGGGTGGACAAGGCGCTGGAGCTGGTGCCAGCGCAGCTGATACTGATGGGCCTGATGTTCCTGCGTGGCCCGCAAACCCTCAACGAACTGCTTACCCGCAGCAACCGCCTGCACGACTTCGACGACACCGAGCAGATCCAGCACCAACTGGAGCGACTGATCTCGCGCGGTCTGGCATTGCACCTGCCACGCCAGGCCGGCCAGCGCGAAGACCGCTACACCCACGCCCTGGGCGACCCGGCTGAAATCGAAGTAATCCTCGCTGCACGCCAGCAGGAAGGTGGCGCGCGCAGCAGTGGCGGCAGTGTCTCGGAAGACCGCATCGAAGCCCTTGAAGCCCGCATCGCGGCGCTGGAGGCGCGCCTGGCCGAGCTGGAAGGCTGA